One Cardiocondyla obscurior isolate alpha-2009 linkage group LG02, Cobs3.1, whole genome shotgun sequence genomic window, CTCTCAGGGTGTCGGATGGGCCGAATCCTCCTTCCCTACAAAAGGGTCACGAAAAACGCTTCAATCGCTAATTAAACAGCGACGAGAGCACTCCTGTTTCTCCTCTggatctgaaacagaaaatcaCTGGCTGATTAATAACAAATCAAGTATAGATTTActgtaaaaatacaattattttaccgTGCGTATCGAGATCCGCGAGCAGGTATTAGCTGCGATCGACGATCTGGGGCGAAACGACGACTTGGCTCCGCGCGAGCGAGCCACGTAACGCCGCCGAGTTCGTCGTAGATCCAACGAGTCGCGGGATCTACGACAAACTCGGCTGCGTTACGTggctcgctcgcgcgattGCGTTGTACAAGATGGCCGATCACACTGGTCCTCGACTACTGTCGATCGCGCGCTGACCGCGTCGTGTGGACTTACAAGTTGTAAGTCCACACGACGCGGTCAGTGCGCGGTCGACAGTAGTCGACGACCAGTGTGATCGGCCATCTTGTACAACGCAATCGCGCGATCGAGCCACGTACCCTCACCCCGCGCCCGTCTACCCTCCCTTGCCCTTCACCTCCACCGCGCCAACAACCTCTGTCTCGCTCCCGCTACGCAACGTATACATGACACAAATGAATTCATACCGAATATTCCCTGCGAGATTACGAACTCCCAACTAGAACACATCTCGCGATTCTCGTAGATGAAATTCCACTTCGAGCAAGCTCCGACCGAACTGATCGACGACCAGCTTCTCTTTCAGTACTACCAACGATATTTCTCTCGGCCGTGTTACGAACGAATGTTCGTGTCCGGCAGAAACGTTGTCGACGGCACCAAGATTAATCATCGATCAGCTCGCTTGGAGCTTGATCGAAGTAGGCTTCGATCAATTACTCTTAGGTTACGAAATTGGCCCGGGGAAGCAAATATGTTCTTGGTACAAATAGGAATAAAACTTACTTTAAAGGAAGGAAAGGCGATGCTGAGTACTCTCCGTACGTGGAGGATAAGGAGGAGAAGGTAATTTTCGCCGGCGTTGCATCTTCGCTAATCAAATATACGTAGAATTTGCAGAACGAACGGAGCGCGTCTTCTACACGTCCTACCAGATCGGCCGCCCGAGggggaataaaaaaggaagacgGTAGCGCTGTAGCGCAAGCAGCGGCCGTATTAGGCCCTCTGTTGCGTCACCGCGCATGCGCTGCTCTCGTCTGCAAATACTCTAATTTTAAATCACTTCGTTTCACTTGCAACAAAATTTAaagcattataaaattaatgatatccTGAATTATAtatgaaacatattaattaaatattaaactcaATGTGCAGCGAATCTGAACTGATGGATACGTGGCGGTATTTAATGGAATGAATGAATTATTTGTAGCTTACTTAATTAACCGAAGGAAAGGAATCTAACTAATTTTCGcataatacaaattatatttaaataatagagAGATATATACGTGCACCCGtagttttctaaaaattattaaatgtaaaagagctcactgtaatgtaaaaaaaaagccaaggTAAATAACGCACAGTCTGTAATGtctagtattaaaaaaaaaatattaaattttatttgaatcctaaagagaaatgataaaattgtaaataaatatttttagttttgtaCTAAGATACctttaatattaagatatCTTTTATTCCTTACGCGAAATACGTATCCgtacaaaatgtaattttgttttttttcttataaatatcgGAAATAAATACGTCTCTATATTTCTCTACTCGTATTACTTTTCCAGTCAAAATCACAGAGAGATAAATctgtttctatattttattgagTTATGTAGTTTCCTCTCTGTGATGCAGCCGAAGGATAACAAAGGGAGACCTAGGTATGATCATAAAACTTGCGGATGTAAATATCAATCtcaactcttttttttatataccgaAAGATAAGTCCGTCTCTGCTTTCAACAAGCTATTGCGCGATGagttatattttgatattaagGTAAGGGATGCATGACTTTgatacatttcttttcttcgcaGTTGCTTCTACTCACttcgaaaattttcaaactcACGAAACTGCTTGAACTTTATCCTGGGCCGTCGAGCTTATTCTCATTTTGcacttttctctttcattcgCGGTATCGCGAAGAGTTATGGCAATACCGCGAACAGTTTCCACCGTCTACTTGATAATAACGCGAAATTGATTACGGTTTTATCAACTTCGAGTCGATTGCACTACCGAATTTCAATAACTCCCATTAACGGGGAGTTGCGAACGTTGCTATTATAAAAAGTTAGTTAAATACTAGCCGACTTTGATTTACTATCGCAAACAAATACCGcggttatatttatattaaataatataaatattttctgtaataatttcgTAAGGCTATTATAAAATGTCGTACCAGTTTAAATGCGCGcgtttaaatttcttttagaaCGTTAATAAATCTTCGGACAAAAGTTTTCGtttcagaatattttatttcgataagtCTCTCAAGAATTACGGTATTTGccattctctttttatctaagTAGATCTCTGATCGCCAAGAAAGCTCACATATGCATACGAAGCACATACCTCGGAACTTCTTCGGTTTCGAAGCAATTTCAAAGAACTTTGCCTGGGTGAGACAAGTAGCTTTACGAACGATTTAGTAGCTATTTTATCACCCTCACTTACATTGAGTGGTGTGTTTGTGAACTTGGTGGTAGGGTTGTAACGACTGTAAAGTGCACAAGTACATCGAagtaaattttcgaaattggCGGTCTCGTTAATTGTTGGCACACTGCAGTCAGTCGTTAGATCCTAGTTAAGATAAAGAGGCAATTGTGGTAGAGCCCAACACCGAATTCTATATATTTTCCGATCTACATCGAGACAATTGGAACCCGTTGTCATATGAATTTATAGGCAGTCATCATGAAACCCTCATTAAACTCAGAAAAATGAGCTCATTAACTCTTGATTCTTCTACAATCTGACCTCGATTCCGTGCGATAAGTTAGAAAGAGCGTTAAAAATGTCATCGTATctgataaaaattgcaatatatgCAAGAGAATGCAATTGGCAAAAAGAactactatatatatatacaacaacaaatatattaacgtATGTTACACCATCTTTTCACTTTGttcatattttactttctaaatttcttttttaatctctgTTTTCtttgttcgttttttttctgttttctcGCAAAACCGTCTACGTTATCattcaaaattttatgcaCAAAACAACTAATTGCATGTGTTTCTTCTGCCTGTTTCAGATACTAACACAACTGAACTCACAACACACTAACCAACTACGTCTTTCGGTAATAAGCATTATGATCTCGCCCAGGGTCTCGTGCCAACGCCCTAAGTCCTGATTGTGAAAAGGGTTTATTGCGTTCCACGCAATAAGGATCAGATCGGGGGAAAGCCCACATATCTTtcaatgaataaatttatcagGCCATCAAATAAATCGTGGGtcaatgtaatttaattcacaGATATTCTGTTGTGGGAGTTGAATTAAATCTTTTGCTTCTAAAAGAAATAGGCAACGTGCATGAAGTACTGGAAAAGGTGTTAGGGTGAGCATTCTTGTAAATATTCTAGATAAATTTTCCTTAATCATacttattcaatttaaattaccgTAATAAgatctgataaaaattatatataattaattagatatacCTGCACTACACAAATGTCACATAATTCAATATCTTTGTGTTAAACGgaaagctatttttttttttttttacacaaagaATCATACGTTAGAATTATTGTGAGTTAAAGCGCAAAAAGCTTCCTCCGTTCTAAATTGCGATTCTTGTAAATTGTAGACCATTTGACGTGAGTTTTGAGAGTGCAGGTATATCTGGCCGGAAAGTCCACTTCTGGTGATAGCAAGCGGAACGCGGAAAGCGCGGAAAAAGCAAGAAAATTCGCTGACATCGTACGTTCATATGTACGGCTTCTGTTGAGAAATCGATCACAGAGGCAGTctaaaagcgaataaaaatgtataatatattgttcCACAAAAGCATGTTAACGTGACTTgtgcatatttatataagaatatataaaatcatttaattacttataaaattacgattgCACACtccgttttatattaataactacAGAAATAAAACTGCTAGAAACGAAATCGTAAATAAGAACGTTTGACGAGCgtgaaagagaataaaaaaataccatGATAAAACGAGAAAGGAATAAGACGATACCTAAGCTAGGGTGACTACCCTACGAAATGCCTTACAGAATTCCCCGTGGAAGTCTGTGGCAATTCCGGTGGCGTAAACGAGCGGGGCCTTTATCGATAAGAAGAGAATCCGCGGAAAGAAGACCGCATAAACGTACCTCTGGGTCCGTCGTGGTGTTGTCCGCCGGGGGTGGCGGTGGCAGTGAGGGCGGAGGAGGTTGCAGACGTCGTGATTTGGAACGTCGAACGGGTGGCGGTCGGGGTGTTCCCTGCCTTGCCACCATCAGCTCTTCTGTCGCAGGAACCGCGGGGGGTTGTGGCCCCGTGGTGGGGCTACCCTCCTACAAAAAGCGCCAAGGTATTACGGCGTTTCATCATAATGAGGAGTGGCAGTACAAgtaaatgcaaaaaataatattttataaaaccaaAGATGTTTTAGATTTCATGGTTTTATCTCGCAGCTTAAATGCAACGTTATTGTTACAGATAATATTCTTTATTGGACTTACTCTTAAGAATTCAGAATGCCCCAGTTAATTATTTGCTCGCGAAATATGACGTACGTTCgcgttacatatttaaaaccaACGGCACCCTTGAGAACGCCTATATATTATGTTGTAATACCATCTTCCTTTGTCATTTGATATAAGCTCTTTGAAACTGAAAATAACAGGTAACGCAGAAGCTGAAGAGTTCTAAATTAAAAGCTcacatttttcttaaaattatttaaaatgtctttttttttctttttctttttaatgcttacatttttttttattttaaaccgtTGTTTCAAGTTATGATAAATCCATGAAATTTAACCTTATTAAAAACGCagtttatttaatgaattaaataaacagCGAATAGTTGTCTGTAAAAACTAAATGTTTGATTGTCTAAATGTTGCTCGATACCCCACTTATGTAAAAAGTACGTGTGGACTATTAAATAGAAGTGTAGGAATCTGATCGTGTCGTAAATTCTCAAAGGCAGTGGTTCTGTCTGGGGACGCGGAAATCGTGGACGTGGCAGAGGTCGCGGGGGCGGCGCGAACCTTTTTGGTTCCGGCGTCGCCCCCGCGAATTACGCACCAGGACTGCAGGGCGTTGCGCCTGGACTGCGGGAGGTCGTGAACATCCTCGGGAAAAGGAATCAAGCTGGCACCCTATCGGGCGTTGGGCCGCCACCGGGAACTCTGGATAATGATAGCGAAGAGGAAGGGACTTCCAAAAGACCACCGAGGCCTCTCTACAGGAGGTTAATCAACTACGTCAGACAAGCCTGGACCGGCGTCAAATTTGCCCTAGGTATATTTGTTTCagatttatcaataaaaatcgTTGTTGTGCCTTACGCAAGAAACAACCTTTctgttaaatgtaaaaattatcaagttgATCATTACTATGGAACATTGAAACTTTATTTGTAGCATTATCGTATTATCGTGCTTAAGTATTTAATGTTAGATATCCTATCTGAAACTAGTCATTTTAAATAGTAAATGAGAGCAAGAGTTACCTGCGCTAGGCGTCGCAGATGTAATTTTCTCGGACGTCAAGTGTATCTGGAACTGTGTCGAAGCTCGGGACGGATCCGTGCCGGCCGGCAGAGAATGCGCGTAGCGAATGCGCAATAGCTTTCTTGCACGTAAGGTGCACCTCGTGCTGTGCCAAAATCCGCAACGGGGTCCGTGCCGTCCGACCGGGAATCTGCGCGTAGCAGATGCGCAGTAGCTTTCTTGCACGTAAAGTGTACCTCGTGCTGTGCCGAGATTTGTTACGGGGTCCGTGTTGGATAGGAAGTGTTGCGTTCGAATAAGTGTCGATGTCGTCGACTCGGGAATCAACGAACGATCATTATTCGTAGTGTGATTCTCCTGTGTGATTCTACTCATCGCTCTGTGCCTCGGACGGGTCAAGGTTATGACGTGGACGAAACGCACGAAGTGCCGGCATTACCGACCCGCTTCACTCCCCACCTCCTTCAGCAACGTTCTGCAAGTTCCGGCGATCGCCATTGTCGGGGCGTGATCTGCATCTTGCCAggcttcttcgtcgcggccgtgGTTCTCATCCCATTTCGAGTGAGGTTCACGAACTTGAGGAAGGTCAAGTGTGCAGTGAAAATTTTATCTGGACCGTGTGTGTACGACATATCGGGGCTTGTCTCATTCGTCGCTTGGCGTAAATCAGCTATCAGCTTCGATCGTTCTGCCGACGAGAATTAATCGAAGTCGGAATTGACTTGGACCTAGTTTTACATCGTAGTCATTCTTGTGTCGGGATCGACGACGACTCGAGAGAAGATTCGGTGGACGTGAGCAACACTATGAATATCGAGAGTGTAAATGTATACGATAAATAATCGTGATAGTCTACCGTCATTTTTTTAGTCGTTCGTCTTTCGAGTATGCGTTAGTGATCGGTGACAGTCATTataaaaaagcagagcagtgtaatatagtatCGAGTGATTtgaagtgctacaacacgCCAAGATAATCCAGGATACTCCCacgaaaagaaggaaggaaggaaggaaggaaggatggaaggaaggatggaaaaTTACTTAACCTAACTGGAAGCTACAAAGGTAAGTTAACTGACAACATACACATATCATATCTCTATAgatcactcaattgtaattattaatataattaactaatgtcTGAATGTAATGATGCGTGCGTAGCACACGCATGGTTTTCTCTAgcataatacaaattaaaaaaatgtttaataagtTAAATCATTGTTcgttcaaagaaaaaaagaaaaagaaaattaaactttaattctATCTTATGTTTAAGTCGATAGTAATGtcataaatacaaaattaataatacagtaCACATATCTAGTACATACCCAACAgcgataaatttatgaaacaattttatatgtgCATAAGAAAATGTTGAGGAAAAGGTgacttttctattttctcaTATATTCAAGAATCGAGAAATCATATGGgaataacattttacattttatgaaCCTGAATGTATTCGATAAACTGTCGTCAGTGTACCTTCTATACTGTTTTCTATTGGACTACCAGTAAAAAAAGTAACTCGCGTACTTACTTGGGAAACGTGAAGGCCTCTAGAGCTTTCTTGACATTTTAACCAACACTGCACCCTACTCACATGTTTTACTGATCATCTATGTTGCATGACTCTTGCATGTATATAGTTTGCTTgtctatttatatctttcaattatatctttattcaATCAGAATTTAAGCAACCAGCAactttattttgataaatatttttttaataaaattgacaatACTTTGAAATCGTTGACACActatattagttttattttttatctttatttttacaattattaataattaatactcaTTTTGAACATGCGTCATTCAACAGAGGTAGCTTGAAACTCAAGTCTCATAGTGATTAAaagtttctaaaaaatttataataaaattcatgaaGTATTCACTTTTATATTATCACATCGTGCATGGTGAGTGGTTTTACTGTCAACTTATGCTATTGTTTTTACGTATCTCGTGGTCGCCAAAGGCGTACTTTCATCACGCAACACTCTAGAGACCGACAGAATATCAACGCAATGTATCCTGAGGATTCGGGGTCGCAAACTTCATGAAAATTCATACAGTCCAGGTGCGGTTTCATCcgcaaattacattttcacAAACAAATTTATGAGGGAAATATCTGGAACCAACATCGTCATCCGTGCGACGTATCAGTGCGAAGGACGGTGAAATACCGTTCGCAAACGCTTGCCTTGCATTTGTTATCTGCTGGTTGCTCTCGACCATAACTTTATTGGAATGACGTATTTATCGGATCAgaatattgcaaaaatgtGTATTACATACGGTTGTAATTCTAGCTAATTCATtaagcaaaatataatttttaacaaactttTGTCATCACAAATTTactcatttaaattaatgtaaggTGAGACATACGATATGCGTggagttaatttattttttttcgcatttatttgtaaaatgtattttaaaatataatcttgtTCTCCGTacttattatacaaaaattttcataatttaaattaattattataaggTTTCGTTGGACCGAAATTACATACaaatgagataaaataaaatatattacagcGAAAATAGTAGAATGATAGAACGTTGCGCGACACAACATGATTATAATCACGCACGTTGTTAACACTGTGACCACTCTTAACAAGCGCCACGAGTTTATTgcttaaaaaagattttagcAGGTAAACCAAGCCATTCAATTATAAAgaaacttgaaataaattaaaaaaaaattattagtttatttatattaatgaagaaaatacGTATATGTGTAACTGCATTTATGAAGGAAAAGCATATCTCTCTGGAACCATTTACAAACAGTCGAATATTCTCATTGAATTTGCCAGCATATAATAGATTCCTGCGGGATCACTGTCGATGAACGCATTGACGGGAACTCCGATAGTCTAGCCTTTCATCACGAAACAGAGACCCATGTGCATCCAGCCTATGCGACGGCAACGGATGCATTCCGCGAGGAATACCTTTCATCTCTTGCACAGATCCAATATCTCGAAAGTGGAGAAATCATCGAAGTCCACAATTCGGTCTTCATCCCTAGACCGTCCTCCAAAATGAGACGTAGGGTCGAACGGATGTTGCCTCACCGTTGACCCTATTTACGCTCGGTCAAACCGACCCTTTAGTTAAAGAGTATATGACACGAAAAAGTAGAGTACGGAAGCAAGTCGTCTAGATTAAATTTCAAGTTTCTTTCTTCATCCGGTGTTTTTCGAGAAAATAGTGTAGAagtgatattaaaatactctGACTTGTACCAAATGCAATAAAAGGAAACATCTCTCTTACGATAGAtcatataactttttattgatattttgcTATATGATCTTTATCACGATTAATAGATAGAAACCATGACGAGGATAGGAAGTATAATTACATAACGACTACGTTACGTaaactataaatttttctgATTAGAATTCATGTTTTTAGAAACATtagtaacattttaatttgaaactttttttattctatatgaCGCAaggcgttttttttattttttcattttttttttaattgatttcgtGCTGTCATAACTTTCCAGCGAAATTCTCCAAGTTGTAATACAAATACACACCAGATGTTCTCTTCCCAAGCATTTGTTATCGTTCTCCTCGCGAGAGTTTCGCACCAATTTTCGGCATGTGTCGTTTTTGCCCTTTCTTGCGTCACATTTGTCTCTAGATCGAATCAGAGAAATTCACTGCTGTCGGAACAAGACGATTCGATTTAAATTCCAACACTGGATTACTTTCCCACCTTCCAACTGCCGTAACCTTTCCCGTGGAAAACATAACATAAGCTtccatgtatatgtatatgtggaAATagtgcaaaaatatttctctttttcccgccCTGATCTTCCATCCTATGAGGGTATCGTATGCACGATACGTTTCGATTTCCACTGTACAATTCTACCCGTGGCAGTGTTTCACCACGTGGAAGGGATTTATTGCGAAATCACTTCAttcaaatttatctttactcaaaaatatatctttcttGTTACATACTTGAATAGATAAGTAACATTTgaacattttatttagattttctttacagtaaaatagataataaacatttaaactaattatatgttatacgtacaattattaatgtaactttttttttttttaataacagcgATATGTGCGAAATATAACTTGCAATTCCGTCATGTGCTCGCTCTTCAATTGTCAGATTGGAAAGCGATTCGAAAATTCACCTCATCTTTGATCTCACGATGTCGCTACGTTgaataaaatcttataaatattGCATGAACCATGATATATATGTAGAACGGATGGCTTTCAAACTACAAGGAAGagcaatttttacaaaatctcGTCGAGCATATAGCAGTTGCTCCCATTTTACTGCAGTACCGGTCTCATAAACGCTCTGCTCTATTGCACCGAAGGTCATTTCACATTCAGGTTTCTTAAAAGTTCGATGGCGTTTTTCTCGAATAAAAAGGACTATCCCATGGGAAATAAGATGCAGTAATGCAGTACTGCCTGATATCTGCTATGGAATTTTGTGAATTGCATTACATTCCAGATTTTGCGAGCAATATGTTTCGTTATTCTTGTAGACTTCCGTTCAAACAAAAATCCACTCGACTttcgttattataaaacatatttctaATGCCTTTGTAATTCTATCATATAGGATTAaataactattattatttaattgatatatgtataaaatatttgatacttgcattgttttatactttataatttaataatttttacagatatttttttttttttttttttttttctaaatgggAAATAGGTAATACGTAACTATTCAATACTTTGAACTTAAGGTCATGAGATTTAACATTTCCGTGTGCCTATAACTTACCTACGATTGCAATATCACACGAAAGTTTGAATCTTGCAATTCAATCTTAGATTTCTATTCGCAACTGCAATGTGTCGTCGAATCTGGGCTTTATATACCCACATCGATTGATGTATCgcgcgttgaaaaaaaaaaaaagaaatagtagCGGGAAAACGATGTCAAGTTTTATCGAATCCTGATGCGGCAATAATGTTTGAGAAAGATAGGATGTCGATTCAGGGTTATTCTACAAATTTTACATACATTCTCTCGCGTTTGATACCAATAAACGAAAGAACAAAACATttatagtttatttaaatattataaaaagcatTGTATAGCTATAatagtttagaaaattttttttattagttttcaaagtaaaataattttttaaaatactttaaaagaTAACAGAACtgtattgttatttaatattggtttatataaatatgttttaaaatgatatacatttttaacgtattttataaatgtttttttctgattttatAAACATCAAAATTACTGCCTTTATTTGTATTCACCCTTAAAATCTTGCTAAAACGTAGCATTTCGTCTTAACCTTTCAACGAAGTTCTTTAATCTTGTTAGAGCATCCGGTTCGATGGATCCGTGATACATGAAGGGAATTTGCCGATTTCTTTTCTGTGATTAACACAGGTTCTACTTTTATTTCGCAGACTCGGAATACGAAGAAGAGCAAACACCGAGATACAGACCAGATTCCTTGGCCAGTCTTTGTCGAGCAACCAGATTCACGGAGGCTGAACTGAAGAGAATATATCGCGGCTTCAAGGCTGAATGTCCTACGGGAGTCGTCAGAGAGGATACTTTCAAGTGCATCTATTCACAGTTCTTTCCCCAAGGAGGTAAGacggaatataataattgttctgttttaatgattattaaataatacagaaagtaattaaatttttttgtttaaataataaaacgtaaaactaTAAAGctattaaatgcaatttcttttttttttttttttatttatttttaattaataaaaaaaaaagtttaagcTATAACACATATTTTTGCTTTGagtaaaactttaataaaaagtaaaataacaatatcGTGTTTTTATGCGATATgcgtatatcttttattagtcaaatagaattttttgtacaaagaatcaaaatatatatactgtACCACGAAATAACTACTACAAGGGAAGGACTcgataaaacgaaatatttcAATCGAGAGGATTCACATTTCCGATTAGTGTAGGAAGGTCTTATTTCAAAAACATCTACCGAAATTGtcttacaaatatattattacgtttgtcataattattttaatataaaattataaacaaaaagGAAGAATATCCATATTTTCaatcataaaaagaaaacgttacataatattttttataatttacatttctattatttaatatttgataaatattcaatTCATCCCGCAGAAGAAAATTCAACAACAATAGCATTCTTAATCGTTTacttttactctttttaaaTACGAACTTTTATTCTTTAACAAAGATTTCTCTCCGACGATGCGGAAGAATTTTCCGGGAACCAGAGAGACGTTTATTTTGCCAAAAGAACGACTGATATAACGTCcagtttatttattcgccGCGCATTTATTCGCATTTAAATTTCCTCGTTGCGACTGCAGTATTGGGGATGCGTCGAAAAGCATCAACAtgaagagggaaagagaacaATCCAACAACCAGGATAACTGCGGCCCTTCGCCGTACGCGGTTACAGTAGCCATGGTAACGAACTCCCCAGATCAAAGTGGCACTGCGTTTCAAATGTTCGCTTTTATCCATCCGCGTGAGAGATATGTTATCCATGACTACTcacattaacgcgataaaattcGCATTTTCGGAAATTACATTCGCCGCGCCGCGTTTTAAATGAAATCAATTAACTTCATTATGATATACGGGAGCATCCAGTGAACAACATTACAACCATTAAATATTCGTTGCAGATTCTTTTGCAATTGGCGAAATTTGCTTGTTTAATTGATtcgtacaatttattattaaacgggaagttcatttaatattttctaatttgcaTTCTTGTTTTGTCActaaaattgaaaacaatgtcaaaaattataattaagatgtacggtaagaaaagaaaaaggggagagGAAAGCAGCAAAGTAAGTTTAAAGCAGTAATACAAACTCAATTATAAAAGCTGTAGTAGAGTAAGatgtttaaaactttttatcttCGGCAGAAAGCCGAGTTTTGTACCCGCCGGCACAGTGTCGATTGATATCATGATTTGTTTGCCGCCTGACGTAAAAGGAGGGTCGGTTGCAAATTTACGAGCGATCAAGCCCAAAATCCTTGAAAAAAGATCTCCGAATAGACGACGGTTCGGGCATCCGCGTCTATCTTCAACGCCtactattttacaatttacagCAATTTATGTTCCCCTTTATCGAGAAAGTTGCACCATGTGTCGACAGAAGAGATAAATTGGGTATTATCCAaaacttttcttaaaaatcatgaaatattaaaaatattccttcgaaaatatgttacaaatttttttcacaaacatcttttttttaaaaaaaaaaaaaagtaatagaatatacaatcaaaattttcactttaaaattgcaaaagaaaCATTTTCCTGGTTTATTTATTGTGctgtgttaattaaatataaatcgaacAGTTAGGCAGGCAgaaataatacgaaaaaataGTAGCatggtaattaaattaaaggttTTAATTAGACTCTTATTTATAATGCTCTTCTAATTAGTTTACCTAGCAAAGCTTTTATAATCCGtgtgcttttattttatttgaaaaaggaataatcgaaataattgcCTACATTGGATTTTATTG contains:
- the LOC139113130 gene encoding calsenilin isoform X1 yields the protein MPYRIPRGSLWQFRWRKRAGPLSIRRESAERRPHKRTSGSVVVLSAGGGGGSEGGGGCRRRDLERRTGGGRGVPCLATISSSVAGTAGGCGPVVGLPSYKKRQGSGSVWGRGNRGRGRGRGGGANLFGSGVAPANYAPGLQGVAPGLREVVNILGKRNQAGTLSGVGPPPGTLDNDSEEEGTSKRPPRPLYRRLINYVRQAWTGVKFALDSEYEEEQTPRYRPDSLASLCRATRFTEAELKRIYRGFKAECPTGVVREDTFKCIYSQFFPQGANTSQYAHYVFNTLDQDHSGLLSFEDFVTGLSILSRGSIDEKLRWTFSLYDINGDGCITREEMTDIVNAVYELMGKFADPNLDHEGVRERVDRMFQKMDCNRDGVVTLSEFLEACRADPDISTSMAALDTAF